One genomic window of Streptomyces sp. WP-1 includes the following:
- the hemC gene encoding hydroxymethylbilane synthase has translation MSDKALRLGTRRSKLAMAQSGQVAEAVRRVTGRPVELVEITTYGDTSREHLAQIGGTGVFVTALRDALTRGEVDFAVHSLKDLPTGQPEELVLAALPEREDPRDVIVARDDLKFTDLPRGARIGTGSPRRMAQLNAYARAHGLDIETVPIRGNVDTRIRYVRDGELDAVVLAAAGLNRIGRIEEVTDFLSVDTVLPAPGQGALAIECAAQRADLIAALGELDDPFTRAAVTAERSLLAALEAGCSAPVGALADLLGGGQFVKEMRLRAVVGTTDGARMVQLSTTGPVPQTHEGALALGSDLATEMLAQGAAGLMGERAH, from the coding sequence ATGAGTGACAAGGCACTGCGACTGGGAACCAGGCGGAGCAAGCTCGCCATGGCCCAGTCCGGTCAGGTGGCGGAGGCCGTCCGCCGGGTGACCGGGCGACCGGTCGAGCTGGTCGAGATCACGACGTACGGCGACACCTCCCGCGAGCACCTCGCGCAGATCGGTGGCACCGGCGTGTTCGTCACGGCGCTGCGCGACGCGCTGACGCGCGGCGAGGTCGACTTCGCCGTTCACTCGCTCAAGGACCTCCCCACGGGCCAGCCCGAGGAACTGGTCCTGGCCGCCCTGCCGGAGCGCGAGGACCCGCGGGACGTGATCGTCGCCCGCGACGACCTGAAGTTCACCGACCTGCCGCGCGGCGCCCGCATAGGCACCGGCTCCCCGCGCCGCATGGCACAGCTGAACGCGTACGCCCGCGCCCACGGACTGGACATAGAGACGGTCCCGATACGCGGCAATGTGGACACCCGCATCCGGTACGTCCGCGACGGCGAGCTGGACGCGGTCGTCCTGGCCGCCGCCGGACTCAACCGGATCGGCCGCATCGAAGAGGTGACCGACTTCCTGTCGGTCGACACGGTTCTGCCCGCCCCCGGCCAGGGGGCCCTGGCGATCGAGTGCGCAGCCCAGCGCGCGGACCTGATCGCGGCGCTCGGCGAGCTCGACGACCCGTTCACACGGGCCGCCGTGACCGCCGAACGGTCACTGCTCGCCGCCCTGGAGGCCGGTTGCAGCGCACCTGTGGGTGCGCTGGCCGACTTGTTGGGGGGCGGCCAGTTTGTCAAGGAAATGCGCCTGCGCGCCGTCGTCGGGACCACCGACGGCGCCCGCATGGTGCAGTTGTCCACCACCGGTCCCGTGCCCCAGACGCACGAGGGTGCGCTGGCACTCGGTAGCGACCTCGCCACCGAGATGCTCGCCCAGGGCGCGGCCGGTCTGATGGGGGAGCGAGCACATT
- a CDS encoding glutamyl-tRNA reductase — protein MSLLVVGLSHRSAPVSVLERAALNADAQTKLLHDTVAAEPATEAAVLATCNRIELYADVDKFHAGVAELSTLLAQHSGVGLEELTPYLYVHYEDRAVHHFFSVACGLDSMVVGEGQILGQIKDSLARAQDLHTAGKLLNDLFQQALRVGKRAHSETGIDRAGQSLVTFGLEQLAAGGDVQRWAAGRRALVIGAGSMSSLAAATLARAGVAEIVVANRTFDRAERLAGILQEADDNAVTARAVRMNAVPDELTRADVVVSCTGATGLVLTAESVAQAVEGRTGQPAVTEPAVTAVKPEAPQPAAADENCPLDLAAAQPGFSVLGEAAVAGMDAATLEQHATWAAGGTTDRRPASGRTTETPEADAELITALAATAATVGRIPERRRPEPVAERPAPVVFLLDLAMPRDIDAAVHRLAGVRLVDIESLAEASADAPMAADVDQVRRIVSDEVAAFGAAMRAAHITPTVVALRTMAADVVAAEIARLHGRLPDLDDRQRGEIRQAVHRVVDKLLHAPTVRIKQLAAEPGGTGYADALRTLFDLDPETVASVSRAEDSTETKDRPA, from the coding sequence ATGAGCCTCCTCGTCGTCGGACTGAGCCACCGCAGCGCCCCGGTCAGCGTGCTGGAGCGGGCGGCGCTGAACGCGGACGCCCAGACCAAGCTGCTGCACGACACGGTCGCCGCCGAGCCCGCCACCGAGGCCGCGGTGCTCGCCACCTGCAACCGCATCGAGCTGTACGCCGACGTGGACAAGTTCCACGCGGGCGTGGCCGAGCTGTCCACGCTGCTCGCCCAGCACAGCGGCGTCGGCCTGGAGGAACTGACCCCCTACCTGTACGTCCACTACGAGGACCGGGCCGTCCACCACTTCTTCTCGGTGGCCTGCGGCCTGGACTCGATGGTCGTCGGCGAGGGCCAGATCCTCGGCCAGATCAAGGACTCCCTGGCCCGCGCCCAGGACCTGCACACCGCGGGCAAGCTGCTGAACGACCTGTTCCAGCAGGCCCTGCGGGTCGGCAAGCGCGCCCACTCCGAGACCGGCATCGACCGCGCGGGCCAGTCCCTGGTCACCTTCGGCCTGGAGCAGCTGGCCGCGGGCGGCGACGTCCAGCGGTGGGCGGCCGGCCGCCGGGCGCTGGTGATCGGCGCCGGTTCGATGTCCTCGCTGGCCGCCGCCACGCTCGCGCGGGCCGGGGTCGCCGAGATCGTCGTGGCCAACCGCACCTTCGACCGTGCCGAGCGCCTCGCCGGGATCCTCCAGGAGGCCGACGACAACGCGGTGACCGCCCGTGCGGTACGGATGAACGCCGTGCCGGACGAGCTGACACGTGCCGACGTCGTCGTCTCCTGTACCGGGGCGACCGGCCTGGTGCTCACGGCGGAGTCGGTCGCGCAGGCCGTCGAGGGCCGCACCGGGCAGCCGGCCGTCACCGAACCCGCTGTCACGGCCGTGAAGCCCGAGGCCCCGCAGCCCGCCGCGGCCGACGAGAACTGCCCCCTCGACCTGGCCGCCGCCCAGCCCGGCTTCTCCGTCCTCGGCGAGGCCGCCGTGGCCGGCATGGACGCGGCCACCCTGGAACAGCACGCGACCTGGGCCGCGGGGGGCACCACCGACCGGCGCCCGGCGAGTGGTCGTACCACCGAGACCCCCGAGGCCGACGCCGAGCTGATCACCGCGCTCGCCGCGACCGCCGCCACCGTGGGCCGGATCCCCGAGCGGCGCCGCCCCGAGCCGGTCGCCGAGCGCCCCGCGCCCGTCGTCTTCCTCCTCGACCTGGCCATGCCCCGCGACATCGACGCCGCCGTGCACCGCCTCGCCGGGGTGCGCCTGGTGGACATCGAGTCGCTCGCCGAGGCCTCCGCCGACGCGCCGATGGCGGCCGACGTGGACCAGGTGCGGCGTATCGTCTCCGACGAGGTCGCGGCCTTCGGGGCGGCCATGCGGGCGGCGCACATCACGCCCACCGTGGTCGCGCTGCGCACCATGGCCGCGGACGTCGTCGCCGCCGAGATCGCGCGGCTGCACGGCCGCCTGCCCGACCTGGACGACCGCCAGCGCGGCGAGATCCGCCAGGCCGTGCACCGGGTCGTCGACAAGCTGCTGCACGCGCCGACGGTGCGGATCAAGCAGCTCGCGGCCGAGCCCGGCGGCACCGGGTACGCGGACGCGCTGCGCACCCTGTTCGACCTCGACCCCGAGACGGTCGCCTCCGTCTCCCGGGCCGAGGACAGCACAGAAACGAAGGACCGACCGGCATGA
- a CDS encoding redox-sensing transcriptional repressor Rex, whose product MATGRTHRPATRSRGIPEATVARLPLYLRALTALSERSVPTVSSEELAAAAGVNSAKLRKDFSYLGSYGTRGVGYDVEYLVYQISRELGLTQDWPVVIVGIGNLGAALANYGGFASRGFRVAALIDADPGLTGKPVAGIPVQHTDDLEKIIKDDRVSIGVIATPAGAAQQVCDRLVAAGVTSILNFAPTVLSVPDGVDVRKVDLSIELQILAFHEQRKSGEETAAGDGGKAAAVTPRDDADQGPDGDVPAVMPA is encoded by the coding sequence GTGGCAACTGGCCGAACACACCGACCGGCGACCCGCAGCCGAGGGATTCCCGAGGCCACCGTCGCCAGGCTTCCGCTGTACCTCCGAGCCCTGACCGCGCTGTCCGAGCGCTCGGTGCCCACGGTCTCCTCCGAGGAACTGGCCGCGGCCGCGGGGGTCAACTCCGCCAAGCTGCGCAAGGACTTCTCGTACCTGGGCTCCTACGGAACGCGCGGTGTCGGCTACGACGTGGAGTATCTCGTCTACCAGATCTCCCGCGAACTCGGCCTCACCCAGGACTGGCCGGTTGTCATCGTCGGTATCGGCAACCTCGGCGCCGCCCTCGCCAACTACGGCGGGTTCGCCTCCCGCGGCTTCCGCGTGGCCGCCCTGATAGACGCGGACCCGGGCCTGACCGGCAAGCCGGTCGCGGGCATCCCGGTGCAGCACACGGACGACCTCGAAAAGATCATCAAGGACGACCGGGTCTCCATCGGCGTCATCGCCACCCCGGCCGGCGCCGCCCAGCAGGTCTGCGACCGGCTCGTGGCCGCCGGGGTCACCTCCATCCTGAACTTCGCGCCGACCGTGCTGTCCGTGCCGGACGGCGTCGACGTGCGCAAGGTCGACCTGTCGATCGAACTCCAGATCCTCGCCTTCCACGAGCAGCGCAAGTCCGGCGAGGAGACCGCGGCCGGCGACGGTGGCAAGGCCGCCGCCGTCACCCCGCGCGACGACGCCGACCAGGGGCCCGACGGGGACGTCCCCGCCGTGATGCCCGCATGA
- a CDS encoding glutaredoxin family protein, with the protein MAGMSPLFRRNGDKNAKAEPGERLVTLIRKPGCHLCDDAQAVIEKVCGELGVPWDQKDIGEDKALYDRYWEQIPVVLVDGEQHTFWRVNADRLRKALTD; encoded by the coding sequence ATGGCCGGTATGAGCCCACTCTTCCGACGTAACGGCGACAAGAACGCGAAAGCGGAGCCCGGCGAGCGGCTGGTCACGCTGATCCGCAAGCCCGGCTGCCATCTGTGCGACGACGCGCAGGCCGTGATCGAGAAGGTCTGCGGGGAACTCGGGGTGCCCTGGGACCAGAAGGACATCGGCGAGGACAAGGCGCTGTACGACCGGTACTGGGAGCAGATCCCCGTCGTCCTGGTCGACGGCGAACAGCACACCTTCTGGCGCGTGAACGCCGACCGGCTCCGCAAAGCACTGACCGACTAG